A stretch of Pempheris klunzingeri isolate RE-2024b chromosome 19, fPemKlu1.hap1, whole genome shotgun sequence DNA encodes these proteins:
- the ppp1r3b gene encoding protein phosphatase 1 regulatory subunit 3B — protein sequence MPIDMALPLYLSTEDFVYRTSPKMCKPALSSCLRFQRSSCVDQMGPDGGRASRKDRKAKKRVTFADHRGMSLTRVKVFSEFSDPIDIPLNIQEMLSSALSLAAKEDTLVLDFAQPASDYLRFRQSLERNYVCLEHCVLKEKALAGTVKVKNLSFEKCVKLRVTFDSWKSHTDVDCVYVKDSYPSSYSDTFSFSVSLPDELRPHERLEFAVCYEVDGREHWDSNHGDNYRIVWSSMRSCRRDAGGRHSDSFDFGIHFDRYGSPTCSHGILPDWPSYAGYENAGPYY from the coding sequence ATGCCGATCGACATGGCCTTACCTCTGTACCTGTCCACGGAGGACTTTGTTTACCGGACATCTCCCAAGATGTGCAAACCTGCTCTGAGCTCCTGTCTGAGGTTCCAGCGCTCGTCCTGCGTCGACCAGATGGGCCCCGACGGGGGAAGGGCGTCCAGGAAAGACAGGAAGGCCAAGAAGCGGGTGACGTTCGCCGACCACCGAGGCATGTCTCTAACCAGGGTGAAGGTCTTCTCCGAGTTCAGCGACCCCATCGACATCCCCCTGAACATCCAGGAGATGCTGAGCTCTGCCCTCTCGCTGGCCGCCAAGGAGGACACGCTGGTGCTGGACTTCGCTCAGCCCGCCTCGGACTACCTGCGCTTCCGCCAGAGTCTGGAGAGGAACTACGTGTGCCTGGAGCACTGCGTGCTGAAGGAGAAGGCGCTGGCCGGGACGGTGAAGGTCAAAAACCTGTCGTTTGAGAAGTGTGTGAAGCTGCGGGTGACCTTTGACTCGTGGAAGAGCCACACAGACGTGGACTGCGTGTACGTGAAGGACTCGTACCCCAGCTCGTACAGCGACACCTTCTCCTTCAGCGTGTCTCTGCCCGACGAGCTGAGGCCTCACGAGCGTCTCGAGTTCGCCGTCTGCTACGAGGTGGACGGCCGCGAGCACTGGGACAGCAACCACGGGGACAACTACAGGATCGTCTGGTCCTCCATGAGGAGCTGCCGCCGGGATGCTGGCGGCCGCCACTCGGACTCGTTTGACTTTGGGATTCACTTCGACCGATACGGCAGCCCCACCTGCTCGCACGGGATCCTTCCTGATTGGCCGAGTTACGCCGGCTATGAGAACGCCGGCCCGTATTACTGA